The following proteins come from a genomic window of Bradyrhizobium paxllaeri:
- a CDS encoding carboxyl transferase domain-containing protein encodes MSFHKLLIANRGEIAIRIARAAGDAGLATVAIHSADDAQSLHIRAADAACEIPGRGARAYLDIEAVIAAAKATGCDAIHPGYGFLSENAALARRCIEETIVFVGPSPEALELFGDKAQAKALARQCGVPVIEGTSGPTSLEEAKAFLQSLGAGGAVMIKAIAGGGGRGMRIVDDPARLEEAYVRCQSEAKAAFGSDGVYVERLIRNARHIEVQIICDHHGAISHLWERECTIQRRNQKLIEVAPSPSLNDALRTRIIDAAKDLAAAANYDNLGTFEFLVDNDARGSDKAFAFIEANPRLQVEHTVTEEVLGLDLVQSQLAVAAGATLGSLGLAQGYIPRPRGFAMQLRVNMEAMDETGGTKPTGGRLDVFDLPSGPGVRVDTFGYSGYRTSAAFDSLLAKVIVHSPGGNWTDVVHKATRTLREFRIDGVATNIPFLAAILAHPDFAENRLSTGFIDKHVAALVGEANTTAETELVESGSAADDETLAAAVAASATGPAGSVAVPAPLQGTIVAVDVEEGDLVRPGQQIAVLESMKMEHLVTAPHGGRVLQIAAGAGVTLMQDEAILYLEPAELDAHDIAEDEDFDLDHIRPDLAELIERHAITLDENRPASVERRRKTDQRTARENVAHLVDEGSFVEYGSLAIAAQRRRRTVDDLIRNTPADGLISGVATVNAEKFGADAARCMVIAYDYTVLAGTQGHMNHKKIDRMLSLAEQWRLPLVFYAEGGGGRPGDTDRLGMTGLDGPSFVQFAKLSGLVPVIGIVSGYCFAGNAAMLGCCDVIIATNNASIGMGGPAMIEGGGLGVYHPAEVGPVSFQSPNGVIDILVEDEAEATSAAQKYLSYFQGAVADWKAPDQRLLRRAIPENRLRVYDIRNVIDLLADEGSVLEIRRDFGVGMITAFIRIEGRPFGLIANNPKHLGGAIDAPAGDKAARFMQLCDAFDIPIVSLCDTPGFMVGPEAEKTAIVRHVARMFVTGASLTVPLFGIVLRKGYGLGAQSMIGGGFHASFFTVAWPTGEFGGMGLEGYVRLGFRKEMEAIEDPAEREDYYKSKVAELYANGKAVSIASVLEIDEVIDPADTRQWIMAGLRSVPKPDSRAAKKRPCIDAW; translated from the coding sequence CGGCCGCCAAGGCGACCGGATGCGACGCCATTCATCCGGGCTATGGCTTCCTCAGCGAGAATGCTGCGCTCGCCCGGCGCTGCATCGAGGAGACCATCGTTTTCGTCGGGCCGTCGCCCGAGGCGCTGGAGCTGTTCGGCGACAAGGCGCAGGCCAAGGCGCTGGCCAGGCAATGTGGCGTGCCTGTTATCGAGGGCACCAGCGGGCCGACCAGCCTGGAGGAGGCCAAAGCCTTCCTGCAGTCGTTGGGCGCCGGCGGTGCCGTCATGATCAAGGCGATCGCCGGCGGCGGCGGCCGCGGCATGCGGATCGTCGACGATCCGGCGCGGCTGGAGGAGGCCTATGTGCGCTGCCAGTCCGAGGCCAAGGCTGCCTTCGGCAGTGACGGCGTCTATGTCGAGCGTCTCATTCGCAATGCCCGTCATATCGAGGTGCAGATCATCTGCGATCACCACGGCGCGATCAGCCATTTGTGGGAGCGCGAATGCACCATCCAGCGCCGTAACCAGAAGCTCATTGAGGTCGCGCCGAGCCCGTCGCTGAACGATGCCTTGCGCACGCGCATCATCGACGCCGCCAAGGACCTCGCGGCCGCCGCCAATTACGACAATCTCGGCACTTTCGAATTCCTCGTCGACAACGATGCCCGGGGCAGCGACAAGGCGTTCGCCTTCATCGAGGCCAATCCGCGGCTGCAGGTCGAGCATACCGTCACCGAGGAGGTGCTCGGGCTGGATCTCGTGCAGTCGCAGCTTGCGGTCGCGGCCGGCGCGACACTCGGCTCGCTCGGCCTCGCGCAGGGCTATATCCCGCGCCCGCGCGGCTTTGCGATGCAGCTCCGCGTCAACATGGAGGCGATGGACGAGACCGGCGGGACGAAACCGACCGGTGGTAGGCTGGACGTATTCGACTTGCCGTCCGGTCCGGGCGTTCGCGTCGATACGTTTGGCTACTCCGGTTACCGCACCAGCGCCGCCTTTGACTCGCTGCTCGCCAAGGTGATCGTGCATTCGCCTGGAGGTAACTGGACCGACGTGGTGCACAAGGCCACGCGCACGCTGCGCGAGTTCCGGATCGATGGCGTCGCCACCAACATCCCCTTCCTCGCGGCGATTTTGGCGCATCCGGATTTTGCCGAGAACCGTCTCAGCACCGGCTTCATCGACAAGCATGTCGCCGCCCTGGTCGGCGAGGCCAACACGACGGCGGAGACGGAACTGGTCGAATCCGGCAGCGCTGCCGATGACGAGACGCTCGCGGCCGCGGTGGCCGCATCGGCAACCGGCCCGGCAGGTTCGGTCGCGGTGCCGGCGCCGCTGCAAGGCACGATCGTCGCTGTTGACGTCGAGGAGGGAGACCTCGTTCGCCCCGGCCAGCAGATCGCCGTGCTCGAATCCATGAAGATGGAGCATCTGGTCACGGCGCCGCATGGCGGCCGGGTGTTGCAGATCGCAGCCGGCGCCGGCGTGACGCTGATGCAGGACGAGGCGATCCTCTATCTCGAACCGGCCGAACTCGACGCCCATGATATCGCGGAGGATGAGGATTTCGACCTCGATCACATTCGTCCGGATCTCGCTGAACTGATCGAGCGTCACGCCATCACGCTGGACGAGAACCGTCCGGCGTCGGTCGAACGCCGCCGCAAGACCGACCAGCGCACGGCGCGCGAAAACGTCGCCCATCTCGTCGACGAAGGCTCCTTTGTCGAATATGGCTCGCTCGCCATCGCTGCGCAGCGCCGCCGCCGCACGGTCGATGATCTCATCCGCAACACGCCGGCCGACGGCCTGATCTCCGGCGTCGCCACCGTGAACGCCGAAAAATTCGGCGCGGATGCCGCCCGCTGCATGGTGATCGCCTACGACTACACCGTGCTCGCCGGCACCCAGGGACATATGAACCACAAGAAGATCGACCGCATGCTCAGCCTGGCCGAGCAATGGCGGTTGCCGCTGGTGTTTTACGCCGAGGGTGGCGGCGGCCGACCCGGCGACACCGACCGGCTCGGCATGACCGGTCTCGATGGGCCGTCCTTCGTGCAGTTCGCAAAACTCTCAGGTCTCGTGCCGGTGATCGGCATCGTTTCCGGCTATTGTTTTGCCGGCAATGCCGCGATGCTCGGTTGCTGCGACGTCATCATCGCCACGAACAACGCCTCGATCGGGATGGGGGGACCTGCGATGATCGAGGGCGGTGGCCTTGGCGTCTATCATCCGGCCGAGGTCGGGCCGGTGTCGTTCCAGTCGCCGAACGGTGTGATCGACATCCTTGTCGAGGACGAGGCGGAAGCGACGAGCGCGGCGCAAAAGTACCTGTCGTATTTTCAGGGCGCGGTCGCCGACTGGAAGGCGCCGGACCAGCGCCTGTTGCGCCGCGCGATCCCGGAGAACCGCCTGCGCGTCTACGACATCCGCAATGTCATCGATCTTCTCGCCGACGAAGGCTCGGTGCTGGAAATCCGCCGGGATTTCGGCGTCGGCATGATCACCGCATTCATTCGCATCGAAGGCAGACCGTTCGGCCTGATCGCCAACAATCCAAAGCATCTCGGCGGCGCGATCGATGCGCCGGCCGGCGACAAGGCCGCGCGCTTCATGCAACTTTGCGATGCCTTCGATATCCCGATCGTCTCGCTATGCGACACGCCGGGCTTCATGGTCGGGCCCGAAGCCGAGAAGACCGCGATCGTGCGCCATGTCGCGCGCATGTTTGTGACCGGCGCGAGCCTGACCGTGCCGCTGTTCGGCATCGTGCTGCGCAAGGGTTATGGCCTGGGTGCGCAATCCATGATCGGCGGCGGCTTCCACGCCTCGTTCTTCACGGTGGCCTGGCCGACCGGCGAGTTCGGCGGCATGGGGCTGGAGGGTTATGTGCGCCTCGGCTTCCGCAAGGAGATGGAAGCGATCGAGGACCCGGCCGAGCGCGAGGACTATTACAAGTCCAAGGTCGCCGAACTCTACGCCAACGGCAAGGCAGTCTCGATCGCCTCGGTGCTGGAGATCGACGAGGTGATCGACCCCGCCGACACGCGGCAGTGGATCATGGCGGGCCTGCGCTCGGTGCCGAAGCCGGATAGCCGCGCGGCGAAGAAGCGGCCGTGCATCGACGCGTGGTAG
- a CDS encoding IS110 family transposase — MQASTVATPTAGHIGTIFVAIELSQRSWRVALHSPDKDKISHHKLEGGDHAELLALVGRVRERAARALGGVPAVASCYEAGHDGFWLHRLLLAAGITNYVFDPASIAVDQRARRVKTDRIDGERMLRTLMAYLRGEPRVVRIVRVPAAEQEDARRGSRERDRLIKEQTAHTNRIKALLRLRGMAVGNPRRRDWLSWLATQRDWQGQAVPPRMLSEIRHEHARLMLVRDRLDALAQEAAAAEPMPAEAEMTRRSELLRRLKCLGPAFATTLTSEVFYKDFRNRREVGSYFGLTPSPWRSGGIDRDQGISKAGNPRARCAAIELAWLWLRHQPDSKLTLEYRKRTLDAGKRIKRVAIVALARKLMVALWRYLTTGLVPEGAVLKAVKI, encoded by the coding sequence ATGCAAGCATCCACCGTAGCCACGCCCACCGCCGGCCATATTGGCACAATTTTCGTTGCAATCGAACTGAGCCAGCGGAGCTGGCGGGTCGCGCTGCACAGCCCGGACAAGGACAAGATATCGCACCACAAGCTGGAGGGTGGCGATCATGCCGAGCTGTTGGCGTTGGTGGGTCGGGTTCGGGAGCGGGCGGCTCGAGCGCTGGGAGGCGTTCCGGCGGTGGCGAGCTGCTACGAGGCGGGCCACGACGGGTTCTGGCTGCACCGGCTGCTGCTGGCGGCCGGCATCACGAACTACGTGTTTGATCCCGCCAGCATTGCGGTGGACCAGCGGGCGCGGCGGGTGAAGACCGACCGGATCGATGGCGAGCGGATGCTGCGCACGCTGATGGCGTATCTGCGCGGCGAGCCGCGGGTGGTGCGGATCGTCCGGGTGCCTGCAGCCGAACAGGAGGACGCGCGCCGCGGCAGCCGCGAACGCGACCGGCTGATCAAGGAGCAAACCGCTCACACCAACCGGATCAAGGCACTGCTGCGGCTGCGGGGCATGGCGGTCGGGAACCCGCGGCGGCGCGACTGGCTGAGCTGGCTGGCAACGCAGCGGGATTGGCAAGGCCAGGCGGTGCCGCCGCGGATGCTGAGCGAGATCCGACACGAGCACGCGCGGCTGATGCTGGTGCGCGATCGGCTCGATGCGCTCGCGCAGGAGGCGGCCGCAGCGGAGCCAATGCCTGCGGAAGCCGAGATGACCCGGCGCAGCGAACTGCTGCGCCGGCTCAAATGTCTCGGCCCGGCGTTCGCGACGACGCTGACCAGCGAGGTGTTCTACAAGGACTTCCGCAATCGCCGCGAGGTCGGGAGCTATTTCGGGCTGACGCCCAGTCCGTGGCGGAGCGGCGGCATCGACCGCGACCAGGGCATCAGCAAGGCGGGCAATCCGCGCGCCCGCTGTGCCGCGATCGAACTGGCCTGGCTGTGGCTGCGGCATCAGCCGGACAGCAAGCTGACCCTGGAGTACCGCAAGCGCACGCTCGATGCCGGCAAGCGCATCAAGCGCGTCGCCATCGTCGCCCTGGCGCGCAAGCTGATGGTGGCGCTGTGGCGCTACCTCACGACCGGTCTCGTGCCGGAAGGCGCGGTGCTCAAGGCTGTAAAGATCTAA
- a CDS encoding flavin-containing monooxygenase, with product MAQTINTGATPIPDFDAIIIGAGMSGLYQLYRLRERGLRVRVFEAGTEVGGTWYWNRYPGARFDSESYSYGYSFSKELLQEWEWSEHFAGQPETLRYLNHVADKFDLRRDIQLRSRVTTAVYAEETQSWTITLEDGARHSARFLITAIGPLSTPTLPRIEGRDDFRGASFHTARWPKQPVDFSGKRVAVIGTGATGVQTIQTIAGQVGHLTVFQRTPNWCAPLHNGKIDAETQAKIKAGYPEMFARCKETFACFLHTPDPRGAFEVSDEEREAFYEKLYGERGFGIWQGNFRDILIDRKANATISDFVARKIRQRVKNQAVAEKLIPRNHGFGTRRLPLETFYYEVYNQDNVELVDINETPIERITPDGIRTSDREYEFDIIIYATGFDAITGSFDKIDFRGADGARLKDKWKRGPETYLGIMVHEFPNMLMLMGPHTALGNIPRSIEYSVDWVTGLIVFATEKGLTRLEATPEGVKSWTDHVKALGEGLLSNEVNSWMTGINSNVEGKQTRIVARYSGSAPAYRARCDEVAAKGYDELRLG from the coding sequence TTGGCGCAAACGATCAACACGGGAGCGACGCCGATTCCGGATTTCGACGCCATCATCATCGGTGCGGGCATGTCGGGCCTGTACCAGCTCTATCGCTTGCGCGAACGGGGTTTGCGCGTGCGGGTGTTCGAGGCCGGCACCGAGGTCGGCGGCACCTGGTACTGGAACCGCTATCCCGGCGCGCGCTTCGATTCCGAGAGCTATTCCTACGGCTACTCGTTCTCCAAGGAGCTGCTGCAAGAATGGGAGTGGTCGGAGCACTTTGCCGGCCAGCCGGAAACGCTGCGCTACCTCAATCATGTCGCCGACAAGTTCGACCTGCGCCGCGATATCCAGTTGCGCAGCCGGGTGACGACCGCGGTGTACGCGGAGGAAACACAGAGCTGGACCATCACACTGGAGGATGGCGCCAGGCACAGCGCGCGCTTCCTGATCACGGCGATCGGGCCATTGTCGACGCCGACGCTGCCGCGGATCGAGGGCCGCGACGATTTCAGGGGTGCCTCGTTCCACACCGCGCGATGGCCGAAGCAGCCGGTGGACTTTTCCGGCAAGCGCGTCGCCGTAATCGGCACCGGCGCCACCGGCGTGCAGACCATCCAGACCATTGCCGGACAGGTCGGCCATCTCACCGTGTTCCAGCGCACGCCGAACTGGTGCGCGCCGCTGCACAACGGCAAGATCGACGCCGAGACGCAGGCGAAGATCAAGGCGGGCTATCCGGAAATGTTCGCGCGCTGCAAGGAGACCTTTGCCTGCTTCCTGCACACGCCCGATCCGCGCGGCGCGTTCGAGGTGTCGGACGAGGAGCGCGAAGCGTTTTACGAGAAGCTTTACGGCGAACGCGGTTTCGGCATCTGGCAGGGCAATTTCAGGGACATACTGATCGACCGCAAGGCGAACGCGACGATCTCCGACTTCGTTGCGCGCAAGATTCGCCAGAGGGTAAAGAATCAGGCGGTGGCGGAAAAGCTGATCCCCAGGAATCACGGTTTCGGCACGCGCCGGCTGCCGCTCGAGACTTTCTATTACGAGGTCTACAACCAGGACAATGTCGAGCTGGTCGATATCAACGAAACGCCGATCGAACGGATCACGCCGGACGGAATCAGGACGAGCGATCGGGAGTACGAGTTCGACATCATCATCTACGCGACCGGCTTCGATGCCATCACCGGCAGCTTCGACAAGATCGATTTTCGCGGCGCAGATGGCGCGCGGCTGAAGGACAAGTGGAAGCGCGGGCCTGAAACCTATCTTGGCATCATGGTGCATGAGTTTCCGAACATGTTGATGCTGATGGGGCCGCACACGGCACTCGGCAACATTCCGCGCAGCATCGAATACAGCGTCGACTGGGTGACCGGGCTGATCGTGTTCGCGACGGAAAAGGGACTGACGCGGCTGGAGGCGACGCCGGAGGGCGTGAAATCCTGGACCGACCACGTCAAGGCGCTCGGCGAAGGCCTGCTGTCCAACGAGGTCAATTCCTGGATGACCGGCATCAATTCCAACGTCGAAGGCAAGCAGACCCGCATCGTCGCCCGCTACAGCGGCAGTGCGCCGGCGTACCGTGCCAGGTGCGACGAGGTGGCGGCGAAGGGATATGATGAGTTGAGGTTGGGATAG
- a CDS encoding cytochrome P450: protein MAEALRKLASIDVSDPHLYQDDIWRPLFAQLRRDDPVHYCEASPFGPYWSVTRYDDIFAVELDHENYSSSSELGGIQVADQPKGREISNFIRMDPPGHTAQRRTVAPIVAPSNLANFEPLIRKRTSDVLDALPRNETFDWVERVSTDLTNMMLATLFDFPWEDRMKLTWWSDVAIANVDSPDAVVHSEAERYDELARMGEYFRKLWDARAEASPTFDLISMLAHSEATRNLQPREFIGTMALLIVGGNDTTRNSMSGGLMALCENPEQFELVRARRELIPNLVSEIIRYHTPVLHMRRTARNDVKLAGRSIAKGEKVVMWYISGNRDESKIDRADEFIIDRPKPRQHLSFGAGIHRCVGDRLAEQQIRILWEEILARDLRFEIMGSPQRLYSNFIRGIRSLPVRIVN from the coding sequence ATGGCTGAGGCGCTGCGCAAGCTGGCCTCGATCGACGTCAGCGATCCCCACCTCTATCAGGACGACATTTGGCGCCCGCTGTTCGCGCAATTGCGCCGCGACGATCCCGTGCATTATTGCGAGGCCTCGCCGTTCGGGCCGTATTGGTCGGTGACGCGCTACGACGACATTTTTGCAGTCGAGCTCGATCACGAGAATTATTCGTCGAGTTCGGAGCTCGGCGGTATTCAGGTGGCCGACCAGCCCAAGGGCCGGGAGATCTCCAATTTCATCCGGATGGACCCGCCCGGTCACACCGCGCAGCGACGCACCGTCGCGCCGATCGTGGCGCCGTCGAATCTCGCCAATTTCGAGCCGCTGATCCGCAAGCGGACCTCGGACGTGCTGGATGCGCTGCCGCGCAACGAGACCTTCGACTGGGTCGAGCGGGTCTCGACCGATCTCACCAACATGATGCTGGCGACGCTGTTCGATTTTCCCTGGGAAGATCGCATGAAGCTGACCTGGTGGTCGGATGTCGCGATCGCCAATGTCGATTCGCCTGATGCCGTGGTGCATTCGGAAGCCGAGCGTTACGATGAACTGGCCAGGATGGGAGAGTATTTCCGGAAATTGTGGGACGCGCGTGCCGAGGCGTCGCCGACCTTCGACCTGATCTCGATGCTGGCGCATTCGGAGGCGACACGAAACCTGCAACCGCGCGAATTCATCGGCACGATGGCGCTTCTGATCGTCGGCGGCAACGACACCACGCGCAATTCGATGAGCGGCGGGTTGATGGCGCTTTGCGAGAATCCCGAGCAGTTCGAACTGGTCCGCGCCCGGCGCGAATTGATCCCGAACCTCGTCTCCGAAATCATCCGCTACCACACGCCGGTGCTGCACATGCGCCGCACCGCGCGCAACGACGTCAAACTCGCCGGCCGCAGTATCGCCAAGGGCGAGAAGGTCGTGATGTGGTACATCTCCGGCAACCGCGACGAGAGCAAGATCGACCGCGCCGACGAATTCATCATCGACCGCCCCAAGCCGCGCCAGCATCTTTCCTTTGGCGCCGGCATCCACCGCTGCGTCGGCGACCGCCTCGCCGAACAGCAAATCCGCATCCTCTGGGAGGAAATATTGGCAAGAGACCTTCGTTTTGAAATCATGGGCTCGCCGCAGCGTCTCTATTCAAATTTCATCCGCGGCATCCGCTCGCTGCCGGTGAGGATTGTGAATTGA
- a CDS encoding GMC family oxidoreductase produces the protein MKNDPVDVLIIGAGASGAAVAWSLAETKMHILCLDQGGWMKPSEYPSTGRDWEAKFYGEWSTSPNIRGRPEDYPINDDNSPIKVVNFNGVGGSTVMYTAHWPRLHPSDFKVKTLDGVADDWPIDYDALTPFFEENDRMMGVSGLSGDPLSPLTHPPMPPQPLGLSGPLIGKAMNKLGWHWWPSDTTVATMDYEGRARCINLGHCTPACAQGAKASTDITYWPQAIRAGVELKTHCRVREILTNEHGMASGVVYYDQDGVEQFQPAEVVIIACNGVGTPRLLLNSVSGRFPNGLANSSGLVGKNLMFHPYAQIYGFVKEPTDSNRAPPTCLWSKEFYDTDLSRGFVRGYGIQFGRGAGPVFEAVASEQKGILPWGADHHRVFRKLNGHRLAVSAICEDLPEEHNRVTLDPVLKDSHGIPAPKIDYTISENSRKMMDHGLARGREILEAADATDICINNPIPWGGWHLQGTARMGTDPARSVVNEWGRSHDVKNLFIVDGSVFVTSGGVNPTSTIQAIALYVADQMKQRLANLFD, from the coding sequence ATGAAGAACGATCCCGTTGACGTCCTCATCATCGGCGCCGGCGCATCCGGTGCGGCGGTGGCGTGGAGTCTCGCCGAAACCAAGATGCACATCCTCTGCCTCGATCAGGGCGGCTGGATGAAACCGTCGGAATATCCGAGCACCGGGCGCGACTGGGAGGCAAAATTCTACGGCGAGTGGTCGACCAGTCCGAACATCCGCGGCCGGCCGGAGGACTATCCGATCAACGACGACAACTCGCCGATCAAGGTCGTGAACTTCAACGGCGTCGGCGGCTCGACGGTGATGTACACCGCGCACTGGCCGCGGCTGCATCCGTCCGACTTCAAGGTGAAGACGCTGGATGGCGTCGCCGATGACTGGCCGATCGATTACGACGCACTCACCCCGTTCTTCGAAGAGAACGACCGGATGATGGGCGTCTCGGGCCTGTCGGGTGATCCGCTGTCGCCGTTGACGCACCCGCCGATGCCGCCGCAGCCGCTCGGGCTCTCCGGCCCGCTGATCGGCAAGGCCATGAACAAGCTCGGCTGGCACTGGTGGCCGTCGGACACGACCGTGGCGACGATGGATTACGAGGGCAGGGCGCGCTGCATCAATCTCGGCCATTGCACGCCGGCCTGCGCGCAGGGCGCAAAGGCCTCGACCGACATCACCTATTGGCCGCAGGCGATCCGCGCCGGCGTCGAGCTCAAGACGCATTGCCGCGTGCGTGAGATCCTGACCAACGAGCACGGTATGGCTTCCGGCGTCGTCTACTACGACCAGGATGGCGTCGAGCAGTTTCAGCCGGCCGAGGTCGTCATAATCGCCTGCAACGGCGTCGGCACGCCGCGGCTGCTGTTGAACTCGGTGTCCGGCCGCTTCCCGAACGGGCTTGCCAACTCATCCGGCCTGGTCGGCAAGAACCTGATGTTCCATCCCTATGCGCAGATCTATGGCTTCGTGAAGGAGCCGACCGACTCCAACCGCGCGCCGCCGACCTGCCTCTGGAGCAAGGAATTTTACGACACCGATCTCTCGCGCGGTTTTGTTCGCGGTTACGGCATCCAGTTCGGCCGTGGCGCCGGGCCGGTGTTCGAAGCTGTTGCGAGCGAGCAGAAGGGTATTCTGCCGTGGGGCGCAGATCATCACCGCGTGTTCCGCAAGCTGAATGGCCATCGGCTCGCGGTATCAGCGATCTGCGAGGATCTGCCCGAGGAGCACAACCGCGTCACGCTTGATCCTGTTCTGAAAGACAGCCACGGCATCCCCGCGCCGAAGATCGATTATACGATCAGCGAAAACAGCCGGAAGATGATGGACCATGGGCTGGCGCGGGGCCGGGAGATTCTCGAAGCCGCTGATGCCACCGATATCTGCATCAACAATCCGATTCCCTGGGGCGGCTGGCACCTGCAGGGCACCGCGCGGATGGGCACCGATCCGGCGCGCTCGGTGGTCAATGAATGGGGGCGGTCGCACGACGTCAAAAACCTTTTCATCGTCGACGGCAGCGTGTTCGTCACCTCCGGCGGCGTCAATCCGACCTCGACCATCCAGGCGATTGCGCTCTACGTCGCCGACCAAATGAAGCAACGCCTTGCCAACCTCTTCGATTGA
- a CDS encoding S1C family serine protease — translation MLDFTSDIADDGLSSRTAEPARDNDRVLLDAYSNAVIDVTERVGPAVVRVETGPKVRSARERGGLGSGIVISPDGLVLTNSHVVGSSKEIRLRDTEGFVTDAHVLGVDPDTDLALLRADGARDLRYASLGNSKSLRRGQLVVAIGNPLGFESTVTAGVVSALGRSIRSVSGRTIEDVIQTDAALNPGNSGGPLVSSASEVIGINTAIINGAQGICFAVASNTAQFVLSEIIRHGYVRRAYIGVAGQTAPIPRRHAVVAGVDNKMGALLAQIEPDSPAAQAGLLPGDVVIKLDGVEINGVDDLIRALDRDRIGRTLAMDVLRMGRLRGVDIHPVERKPAARQ, via the coding sequence ATGCTGGATTTTACCTCAGATATCGCCGATGACGGGCTGTCATCGCGGACGGCCGAGCCTGCCCGCGATAACGACCGGGTTCTGCTCGATGCCTATTCCAATGCTGTGATCGACGTGACCGAACGCGTTGGTCCCGCGGTCGTGCGCGTCGAAACCGGGCCGAAGGTGCGCAGCGCGCGCGAGCGCGGCGGGCTTGGCTCCGGCATCGTCATCTCGCCCGATGGCCTCGTGCTGACCAACAGCCATGTGGTCGGTTCATCGAAAGAGATCCGCCTGCGCGATACCGAAGGCTTCGTCACCGACGCGCATGTGCTCGGCGTCGATCCCGACACCGATCTGGCGCTGTTGCGCGCCGATGGCGCGCGCGATCTGCGCTACGCCTCACTCGGCAATTCCAAGAGCCTGCGCCGCGGCCAGCTCGTGGTCGCGATCGGCAATCCGCTCGGTTTCGAATCGACGGTCACCGCCGGCGTCGTGTCGGCGCTCGGCCGCTCGATCCGCTCGGTGAGCGGGCGGACCATCGAGGACGTGATCCAGACCGACGCCGCGCTCAATCCCGGCAATTCCGGCGGGCCGCTGGTGTCGTCGGCATCGGAGGTGATCGGCATCAACACCGCGATCATCAATGGCGCGCAGGGCATCTGCTTTGCGGTCGCCAGCAACACTGCGCAGTTCGTGCTGTCCGAGATCATCCGCCACGGCTACGTCCGGCGCGCCTATATCGGCGTCGCCGGCCAGACCGCGCCGATCCCGCGGCGTCATGCCGTGGTCGCCGGTGTCGACAACAAGATGGGCGCATTGCTGGCGCAGATCGAGCCGGACAGTCCGGCCGCGCAGGCGGGGTTGCTGCCCGGCGATGTCGTGATCAAGCTCGACGGCGTCGAGATCAACGGCGTCGACGATCTGATCCGCGCCCTCGACCGCGACCGCATCGGCCGCACGCTCGCGATGGATGTGTTGCGGATGGGACGGTTGCGCGGGGTCGATATTCATCCGGTCGAGCGGAAGCCGGCTGCGAGGCAGTAG
- a CDS encoding alpha/beta fold hydrolase, producing the protein MQLSVNGVDTFVATGGRPFDPSLPAVVMLHGAGFDRSTWALHSRWFAHHDYSVLAPDLPGHGRSGGSPLPTIADMADWTAALLDAAGAPKAKLIGHSMGSLIALEMSARHPDKVSGLSLIGTAATMTVGPDLLKAAEVNNPDAIDMVSIWGLGFKAELGGSLAPGLWMHQGAQRVLQQTRPGVLYSDLNACNTYQNALAAAAQVKVPATFILGERDMMTPAKAGKTLAAATPNSRTVIVPGAGHMIMTEAPDELLAALRQ; encoded by the coding sequence ATGCAGCTCTCCGTCAATGGCGTTGATACGTTCGTTGCGACCGGCGGCCGTCCGTTCGATCCGTCGCTGCCTGCGGTCGTGATGCTACATGGCGCCGGCTTCGATCGTTCGACCTGGGCGCTGCACAGCCGCTGGTTCGCACATCATGACTATTCGGTGCTCGCGCCCGATCTGCCCGGACACGGCCGCTCGGGCGGCAGCCCGCTGCCAACCATCGCCGACATGGCCGACTGGACCGCCGCGCTGCTCGATGCCGCCGGTGCGCCGAAGGCGAAGCTGATCGGGCACTCGATGGGCTCGTTGATCGCACTGGAGATGTCCGCGCGACATCCCGACAAGGTGTCCGGCCTGAGCCTGATCGGAACTGCCGCGACGATGACCGTCGGCCCCGACCTGCTCAAGGCCGCCGAGGTCAACAATCCCGATGCCATCGACATGGTCTCGATCTGGGGCCTCGGCTTCAAGGCCGAACTCGGCGGCAGCCTCGCGCCGGGACTGTGGATGCATCAGGGCGCGCAGCGCGTGCTGCAGCAGACCCGGCCGGGCGTGCTGTACAGCGATCTCAACGCCTGCAACACTTATCAGAACGCGCTTGCGGCCGCAGCGCAAGTCAAGGTGCCCGCGACCTTCATTCTCGGCGAGCGCGACATGATGACGCCTGCGAAGGCCGGCAAGACGCTCGCGGCGGCGACGCCGAATTCACGCACCGTGATTGTGCCGGGCGCCGGCCACATGATCATGACTGAGGCGCCCGACGAGTTGCTGGCGGCGTTGCGGCAATAA